The genomic DNA TCGCCGTGCCCGACGGCGTCCTGAAGGCGGCCGATGCCGTGCTCGGGGCCGCCGCGACCGTGGGCTTCTACCTGTAGGGCCGCCTTCGCACCCAGAGGCCCGCCGCCGACGCCGTGGTGCCTCGCGTCGCCCTGACCGAGACCGACCGGGAGCTCGGCTTCACCATCGTCCGCACCGGGACGGACTTTTCCCGGGCCCTGAGCGACCACGCCGACATCCTGGCTCGCGCCTTCCCGGCCGCGACCACCCCGGTGCCACCGCCGGTCCCGCCGACGCCCACCCGCCGCACTCGGAGGATGCTCCCGTGAGGAAGCCGAAGCCCGTCCCGAACCTCTGGCAGGTCGTCCGGCATAGCTGGTCGTTCCAGTTGAACGCCGTCGCGACCGTCGCCTCGTCCGTCGTCCTCGGCATGTCGGTCCTCGCCGGCGCGCCGCCCATCAACCTGGTCTGGTTCGCCGTCGGCTACGGCCTGGTGAACCTCGTCGCGACCGGCGCGCGCTTGATCGCGCAGCCCGAGGTCTCCGGGGACGCCTCGTGATGCTGGCCTTCTTCCGCAAGCTCGGCGTCGCGGTTGCCGTCGGCACAGCCAGCGCCGCACCCCGCGCCGTTGCCGGAAATCCGGCGCCCGCCATCGCCGCCGCCAGGACCTCCTCGAAGTCCGGCGTCGGGTCCCGGCTGAAGCGCTCCGCCGCGGCGGCCGCGCTCTGCACCGGCCTCGTCGGCGGGTTCGAGGGCCTGCGCACCACGGCCTACCCGGACCCGGCGACGGGCCGGGAACCCTGGACCGCGTGCTTCGGCGAGACCGAGGGCATCCGCCGCGGCGACACGTTCACGGTCGCCGAGTGCAAGGCGATGCTGGCCCGGAGCCTGGAGAAGTACGCCTTGCGGATGGAGGCCTGCGTCACCCGCCCGATGGCGGACGAGACCTACGCCGCCTTCCTGAGCCTCTCCTACAACGTCGACTCGGGCGGCTTCTGCAAGAGCTCGGTCGCCCGCCTCTGGAACGCCGGGGAGAGCCGCGCCTCCTATGACGCGATGCTCCGCTTCAACCGCGCCGCCGGCGTCACGATGCCGGTGCTGACCCGGCGCCGGACGCAGGAGCGCGCCCTCTGCCTAAAGGGAATCTGACGATGATGTTTTTCGACCTTTTCGTGCTGGTCCTCGGTCTCTCGTGCGTCTGGGAGGTCCTCGCCCACCGCGCCGCACTTGCCGCCGGGGTCGGGGACGACTGGTTCACGGCGGTCAACCTGGCGGCCTCCGTCTGGCTCCTGGCGGTCCTGGCGATCTCCGGTCCGCTCCTCCTGCTCGCCGTGTTCAAGCTGCCGTGCGTGGTCGTGTTCCTCATCGCTGCCTGGCGGGCGTTCCGGCGCGTCGTGGCTACCCGCCTCGTGGCCTGGGCCCTCGGGCGCCAGCGGAAGGTCGCCTGATGTCGACCGCAGCCATCGTCGCCGTCGCGGCCTGCGCCCTCATCGGGTGGTGCGCCCTCGTCCAGGCCGTGAAGGAGATCCTCGTCGCCCGGACACAGCCGCCGGCATGCCCGTGCCGGGACCTGCATTCCATCTCCGTCGGCGCGCCCACCGTGACCGAGTTCTCGGCCGACGGCGGCTCCGAGGTCGCGACCGAACACCGCCGCATCGTCGTCGCTGCCGGGAAGGTGCACTGACATGGACGCCCAAGCCCTCGAAGCCGCCGCCCGGACCAAGGCCACCCTTGACCGGAACTAGGATCTCGCGACGGCCCTGCGCACCGCCAGCCTCCGCCGCGACGGCGACGAAGACCTGTTCGCGGTCGCCAGGGAGGCCGAGGAGTACCTCCGCTTGCTCGGCGACCCGAGCTATGCGGACCGCCTCCGGGCCGACGTCGCACAGGCCGTGGACACCGCCCTGGCCCTGCACTCCTACCGCCTCCGCATCCGCCTGCTGCGCGCCGGGGTGCACGTCTGATGCTCGACCTGGCGCTCGCCCTCTTCGTCACGCCCGCCGGAATTGCGGCGCTCGTCGCCATGGCCGCCGCCGGGCTCGCCGTGGTCTACGCCCCGCGGCTGGCCGTCCCGGTCGCGCTGGTCGCGGTGATCCTGGTCGGCGTAGCCTACGTCACCCGACTCCGGGACGAGGTCGCCTCGACACGACGGGAGCGCGACGAGGCCCGCGAGCTCGCCGAGGTCCGCGGCCGGGCGGTTTCCGCCCTTCAGCGCGAACACCAGGCCAGCGCGAAGCGGACCCGGGCCACGGCGGCCGTCCAGGACCGCATCCGTCGTGCCCCGGCATCGGACGACGGGCCGGTCGCCCCCGTTCTCCGTGACGCCCTGGAGGCCGGACAGTGAAGCCCCTCCTCGCCGTCGCGCTATTAGCACTCGCCCTGGGTGGCTGCCAGCACTCCTCCGGACCCCTCGCCGAGATCCCGGACGAGCTCCTTACCTGCCAGGGCGCGCCCGCCTGGCGCCGCGGCGGCTCCCAGCGCAACGTCGCCGTGCACGTCACCGACCTGCGCGGCGCTCACGAAGACTGCTACGGCAAGCTCGGCGCGGTCCGGGCCATCGCGAGGCCGGGCCAGTGACCCCGGCCGCGCTCGTCACGCTGTACTGCCTCGCGGCCGCCCCGGCGCCGACCGTCGGCTCCGACGTCTACCGCGCGCTCCGGGGCGAGGCCGTCGCCGCGGCCCCCGCTCCCCAGGCCGTCGCCGATGCCGTCCGAGGCGCCCGCCACCGCCGGAGGCACCCATGACCGTCACGACCGCATTCGTCGTCGGGATGCTGATCGGGCTCTGCCTCGCCGAGCCGCCTCGCCGGCCGCCGTGGAGGTCCGCATGAATATCCCCGTCCCCTGGGTAATCTGCAAACTGTCGTCCGGGGCTGCCGCCGCGGCGACGGCGTTCGCCCGCATCGAAGATCTCGCCCCTGACCTAGCGGAGTACATGCCGGGGGCCCTCGCCCGCACCGTCCCGACCGAGGCCATCAACCGCGTGTCCGCGTGGTTCGCCTCGATGGACCATCCGGGCGTCGGTGCACCAGCCTACCTGTTCGCCCTCGATGACCGCGGTGCCTACGTCGTCGCCCGCTTCGACAGGCCGGGCGTGCCCGAGGACGGCGTGATGCTACGGGGCGTCTCTTCCGAACAGGACGCTGCCACGCTGCGCGCTGCGAGGGCGGCATGACCCCGGCCGCCCGCGCCGTCATCGAGGCCGCCCGCGAGCTCGTCCGAAACAGGCGCTGGTATTTCGAACTGCCCAAGGACAGGGAGCTCCCCGACACCCTGCAGGCCGCCCTGGACCGAGCGGTGCGCGCCCTCGATGCCGCGGAGGCCGACCGTGGCCGAGGCTGACCCCTCCCGCCGGGCGCTGACCGATGTCGAGGAGGCCGCCCTGTTCGCCCGGGATGCGCTCCGGGCCGCCCGCGCGGTGATGTCCGGAAATCCGGCGGGGCCGGAGGGCGAGGCGTATCTCGCGGTCTACGTCACCCTGGCCGCGGCGGCGCTCGGGCAGGACCGCCGGATTTCCGGACACGCCCCTGGTGGGATGCAGACCGAATCGCATTAATCGTTGCAGCCCTGACCCAGGGTCGGCCCCGGCCGGTGCGCTAACACCGAACCGAGGCCTCACTCCAGACCCGGATGGAAGCCGTGTCCGAAGCTGTCCTGCACCGTACCACGTCCCTGGCCCTCAGTCCCGTCGTCGACGTCATCGACGGCGCCGCGATGGCCGAAACCCGCGATATCGCGGCCTTCTTCAACAAGAGCCACAAGTCGGTCCTCGTCGCCGTGCGCACCGCGCTCGCGCGCCGGCCCGACCTGCTCGGGCGCAAAATTGTGCCGATGTTCGACACCGTCGGGATCGGCAACGGTGCCACCGGTGAGGCCATGGCCTACCGCCTCGACCGCGACGCCTTCAGCCTCATCGTCATGGGCTTCACCGGCGAGCGGGCCTTCCAGTGGAAGCTCGACTACATCGAGGCCTTCAACCGGATGGAGGCGACGCTCCGCCAGCCCCAGGCGCAGCCCTTCGACCCGAACGACCCGGCCGCCCTCCGGACCTTGCTGATCGGCTACTCGGAGCAACTGCCGCTCGCCCGCGCCGAGACCGCTGAGGTCAAGCAGGAGCTCACCGTCGTCCAGGCCGTCGTCGAGGAGCAGCGCCCCATGGTGGACGCCAACCTCGCATTCCTGGACGACGACGGCCTCTGCAACCTGCGGCCCGCGGCCCGGGCCGTCGACGCCCCGTGCATGCTGTTCCTCAAGTGGATGGAGGAGCGGAAGTACGTCATCCGCGAGAACGGCGGCGAGCTCCATCCGGCGGCGGCCATGCGCCGGGACGGCTACATGAAGCTGCGGGCCAAGCCGGACGCCAACGGCAAGCTCCGGAACCAGGCGGTCGTCACCCGCTCGGGCTTGGTCTGGCTGCGGCACCGGTGGCTCGCCGGCCCCGGGAAGGTGCTGGCCCTGCAGGCCGCCGTCGCCGCCCGGCAGGCCGAGCTCCCCGGCATCTGAGCCATCCAAGTAATCCGTAGCGAAGGACCCTTCGCTACAACACGGGCCGGCCGCACCCCCGCGGCCGGCCCCGGCGGCTACGCACGAAGGGAGGCCGAGGTGGCCGAGGCAGAGCACTACGACATCGAAGAGATGATCGAGATGTCCGTCGCGCGGGAGCGCCGCGCCGGCGAGAAGGTGGCGTCGAAGGAGCGCCGAGAGGCCGCTGCCGCCGCCCTGCGCGCGAGGCGGGCCGAGGTCGAGGAGCGGGCCGCCCTGAAGCGGATGTCCGAAAATCCGGCGCTGCCGACCGAGGGCGGGAACGGCGGCCCCAGCCTCGATGCGCCGCCGTCGTTCGACGCGCTGGAGCGCATCGGCATGTCAGTTTTCGGCACGCACTGGGAGGGCAAGCTCGGCGCTCAGGCCGGCATCGAGGAGCGCTCCATCAGGCGCTTCCGCGCCGGGGAGCTCGCCACGACGCCCGAGGCGATGGCCAGGGCGCGGCTATGGGCCATCGAGACCGCAGCCGGGCTCCTCGCCGCGGCTGGCGAGGCAGACCTCGCCGGCGAGGTGCGCGCCCGGGAGCAGGCGATGCGGCTTCGGAATACTGAGCGGGCCCGGGCCGTCCACGCGGCCAACCTCGCCAAGGCCAAGGCCAAGGCCAAGGCGCGCTAGTCGCCCGATGACAGCGCCCCCGTCCCGCGCTGGGGGCACTCCGGGGCTGTGAACTCGCCCGGCAGGTCGAGGCGCTCGGGCGCCCGGCGGTACTGCGTGACGACGAAGCTCCCGCCCTTCTGCCCGCCCTCCCAGTCCCACTGGCCCCCGAATCCGGGCG from Methylobacterium radiotolerans JCM 2831 includes the following:
- a CDS encoding lysozyme, coding for MLAFFRKLGVAVAVGTASAAPRAVAGNPAPAIAAARTSSKSGVGSRLKRSAAAAALCTGLVGGFEGLRTTAYPDPATGREPWTACFGETEGIRRGDTFTVAECKAMLARSLEKYALRMEACVTRPMADETYAAFLSLSYNVDSGGFCKSSVARLWNAGESRASYDAMLRFNRAAGVTMPVLTRRRTQERALCLKGI
- a CDS encoding phage regulatory protein/antirepressor Ant, with the protein product MEAVSEAVLHRTTSLALSPVVDVIDGAAMAETRDIAAFFNKSHKSVLVAVRTALARRPDLLGRKIVPMFDTVGIGNGATGEAMAYRLDRDAFSLIVMGFTGERAFQWKLDYIEAFNRMEATLRQPQAQPFDPNDPAALRTLLIGYSEQLPLARAETAEVKQELTVVQAVVEEQRPMVDANLAFLDDDGLCNLRPAARAVDAPCMLFLKWMEERKYVIRENGGELHPAAAMRRDGYMKLRAKPDANGKLRNQAVVTRSGLVWLRHRWLAGPGKVLALQAAVAARQAELPGI